The genomic DNA GGAGGGAGGCAGAGTAGTCAATCATGAtgtattgggggaggagggggagacaaGGGAGAGGAGCAAGAAAACAACAATTAGGGGAAGAGCAGAGGCTTCAAATTTGTCATCCAGAGGCTGATGCAAAAGAGATCCTCAAGAATAGTCTGCGGACAACACCGTTGTAATAATCCCAGCATCTTCCCCTTCATGGCAGCTGGGAAGAAGTAGGCTGTGTTTCTCACTAGGATATTGCTCTTggatctgcctggtgggtccccATTTCCTCACATTTTTTATTGGCCCCTTTGGCTAGTAGACTGTTAGCTGATAAGTGCCTGATGAATGTTTCAAGTTCTGCGGTAACCTTAAGTCACACAGGAGAAGATACTCCCTTTTCCGTGCAGGCCCTCAGATGGCTGAAGTGGCCTCCAAGTGAGTTCTAAGTACAACCTCTTTGCTGAAATCTGAAAATATATTTGGATAAGATTAACTTCTTCCTTCTGAACAAACTTCTAGGGAGAAGCATTTTCTTTGGAGTGGTCTTCTTTACTTGTCAATCCTAGGACTAAACAGATCACCCAACAGTGACAACCACTAGAACACTCCCTCCAAGAATACTGTGCTGAGCCAGCCTGCCTGAATGTCATCTGTATTGTGAGAAAAACGTGTGTCAATCTTGCAAaggagccccccagctctgcacagggtGCACAACCTTCAATTCTAGGTCAATACAAAACACTACTTCAAAAACCAAGAGCCTTGGCAAGACTGACTGCCAGAGTGTCTCTCAAGGAGGCTGACATCTGTCATTTATATCATGTACAGGATTAAATACACCACAAAAGTCTTAACATATAATTCTTCCAAACTGTTCATCAAGGAGGTTGTTCAGCAAAATTAACTGGGTGGTAAAATGATTAAATTCTGGGGGGAGGGAACAAGAGAAACAGTAAAAACAAATGACAGAAACATGATTTAGATACTATCTGAATTCTGCAGTTCATTTCCATAGGATCCCTTTATGAAGCCCTATGCACATGAATTAGAGATAAAATATCAACCTTATTTTAGTTACGAAAGAAAAGGTCATCCAGCACATACAATATGCACTGCAGAGATGTGATAATTAATACATTACAGCATCTAAAACAATAGTGCTATTGGTTATTAAGGACCCTATTCTGCAACTCTGTATACAGAGTTTCCTTTGAAGTCAGCGCCTTTCATTTTTGGAGTGCCTGCAGCAGCTCCTTAAGATATTTCTAGGCCATCTCTGTACTTATTTCTGACCAACAGACTTTTTGTTCAATCATAGTGACAAATGTGCAACTGCAGACCTACTCACACATACTATTTTTAGACTGCAAATACACAAAACACAaaagtatttctctctctctcaaggcagTTCTCATACCCAAAAGCTCCTCAGCCCCTACGGGGCTTATCTATTATCTTTTTACTTATTTAACAAGTGTTAAATTTTATAAAAGCAGAAGGGAAATATTTAGATTAGGAGAACGCAAAGAAATGCAAGTGTCTTCtctaggatttttgttttgtttttaaacttcaaGCTGCTATGGAAATCCGAACACACCCCTCCATTATACTCAGTTGTCTGCTTAAATTGGAAAGTTTCAGCAGATAAAGAGTTAAGAAAAGCATAAGGTTTTTTCCACATCGTTCATAGTGCTGTGATAGCAACCCAGAGGTTAAAGacatagaatactatttatactCAGCTACAATGTAGTTTCTACAGATCTCAGACTGGTTTTTACTTCCTTAAAAGGCTGCGTCAGAGCAATGACAAAACAAATCCGGAGAAGCTGAAGCTTTCTTTCATTATTACATTAGAGGACATTGCTGCTTCTGAATATTAAAGGGGCTACTGCAGAACAAATATATTATGCAGTTAAGTGAACTAACcagtaaatgaaaacatttcatgttaaTATTTAACTGATTTCACATGACGTTTCCACATAAGGAACAAAATGAAGGACTTAGCCTGAATTTTCCCCGAAGGACAATGGATTACACATGGgatttctttattaaattctgCTGCAAATGTCTGGCTTCTCTTGTACAAGGTGAGTTTCCATAAGCTGGGTTTTAAGATTTATTTATTGCAACATCCCTTAAGAGAACTATAAAGAATGCTTTAATTTTGACCAAAACATTGCACTTAGTTTTAAAACAGTGTTTTTCAATATATTGCTTTTGTCTGCAAAATACAGTTCCTGTTATGTAGGTTTATGAAGAAGGTCATTATATGTAAAAATCAAAGCTTTAAAATCTTTATAAAATTCAAGATCTTGTAACTGCGATTTAAGGTTTCTAGCAAACAACTCATTTTCTTACAACTGCATAACCCGGTGTTTTACAGCTTTTGTAGTAGCATTTGCATTAAATAGCAATGCTCAAAAATTTTGTGCAGTAAACGAAGAAAACAGCTAAACTATTAGCCTTCATAAACCTGTTTGAGGTTCTAGTCAGTACTGATCCAATATTCATCTTTTAGTGTCAAAAGGATTTTAATTTCAAAGAAAGTATTTATTTGGAGTCCAATCTAGCAAAAATTTCATTTACCTCACTGAGTGCAGGATAAGGCCCataacaatttatttaaaaaacagttgTAAGAAGTAAGGATACAATAAAGCGACATTCACTACTATTACTTTCTTTCAGAATGTAGGCTTGGACTTTGTAACATTTTTTTAGAATTTTATTGCTCACTTCCCTATATAATTCTTCCACCATCTGTTGTATAACTCTCTCTTTAATCAGATAACAAACAACCTGAgtacatataaaaaaaaacaaactttggaATGAGCATAAGTGCTTTTTAACCCCTTACTTTCtttataatatattttctcttctaAAGGCATTTGATTCACTGAATTATGAAGATGTGTGAACTGAAGTTTAACTAAACTTTAACTTTAAAGAAATACCACAAGTGTATATGCAGTAGCTGATTTAGGGATACAGTGATTGGGCCAGAATATGAAGGCAGGGAGAGATGCTAACAAGCAAAATTGTTTTAACTGATTTGCATTTAGTTTTGTAAATAAGCAATTAAATATATCAGAATCTACATAATGGGGTCTTGATTAATTGAACTGACTAGTATGTGGACGTATTTCTACAAGTAATGTTTTGTGATAAATTCACTTTGCTTTTTAGCTAACTTTCTCAAATTAAGATGTTTGAATTTTACCTTACCCCAatagttcccctccccccaacctcccaTATTATCCAGAAAAGTCACCACATACAAACCTTGGAATTTTAACATGTTAACCAACATTTTCAATTGAGTGCTGAATTCAGCACCTAAAATTTATACCGAACAGAGGTGCCAAGCACCCAAAATAATCATTGACTTCAGCACCTCTGAATCAAGACACATATGTAACTAAGTTTGAAAGTACTGGCCATAATGTAACAAGGTACTCTGAGTATCCGGTCTATAACCATGATAACTCTTTGCTTATGATGAATACTTgtagatatttttgttttagtATATGCAAATTCAAGTTCATCCAGGTACAGAGGGCTTGAGCAAAGGTCCTCCATACACACTGCCCCTTTGAGGGCAGATGGAGGTATGGGCAGATTGGTTTTGCAGGAGGCTCTCCATATTGGCTCAATATATTGCCTGTAAGGTCAGATGGGGTTACAGGATATTCATATATCCAGTGGCCCAAACTTCCCATTGAGAGGCATAGAAAAAGCAACAGCTGTTTTTCAAGCTTTCAGGCTGGTACAGTGACTGTGGAGGGCTTGTGTTTTAGCCCCATGGCTTCATGATGGGCTTTATGGAATTCTGTATTTCCACACAAAGCTTGCCTATTCAAGCCTTGTGCACAAAGGAGGCAATTTCAACCTGACCTTAATGCTTTACTTGCCTTTACATGTAAGCATATGACAGAAAGTTTGCAGTACCGTCACAAAAAAATTAAGTAACAACTGGCACAAGAAAAATGAGCTTATAGTGAAAATAAACCACtgacattattattttaaactaaaTACAGCGACCTTCACTAAGGGGACACTGTTAAGTTAAAGACATCTAGGTAGATTGTTAGCAGAGACTTCTGATATTTATATATCATATGTAAAACTTACGTATATTCTTGTTACTATTCTCTTGTCTCCTTCCTACTCTCAATCCTTCCATGCATTTTATCtttcttagactgtaaactctgcgGACCAGGGCTTTTTTTTGCTctgtaccgcacctagcacactggggtcccaATCCTGACTGAGGCCAGTTAGTGCTacaataaataaaacagattccatgaaaaaaaatgttaaagtggatttttcaccatttatgtttattttttacatttggaGTTAAAATATTATGCATATTCCTAAAATGTCTAAGAAATATATATTGGTGAAGGAATCTTCTCTTCTTACACGTTTGTGAAGTGCTGTATATATCTATGATACAAAAACCAAAACTCTTTATAATGCTTAGCTACTACAATGCTAAGCACTATAGAAAAACCCAAGACAAATCCTAATAATCTCATGTAAAACCCCCTAGAGGATGCTATTTATGGGTTTGACTATTTTAAAGACAGTTTAAATATAAGTAATAAACAGACTATAGTTTGATTTCTCAGTTTTTAAATCTATCCATTAAATaatatttcaagaaaaaaattcCTCCTCCTGCAGAGATGTTGCATTTCTTAATCTGGATCTAAAGCATATAGATAGCAGCCCTGTAAAAATTTATATGCTAGTGGATTTTCAATACCTTTTAATAACTTTGCATTTCCTATCCTTCAATGCAACACTTATGCTGATGTCCAGCACAGTGAATGTCTCATGTGACACATGCCCTAGAGAGCCCACCATTCACTAATTCAGAGTGACTTCTCTGTTCTCTTTTTAATCATTCCCTCATTATAAAACAGTTATTTTGGCTCTAAGACAAAGCCAGTGCCACCCTACTGTAGCAAACCCTCAGCCCCTTAAACCCTGCTACTGGGTACATAATGTCCATTATACTAACCTATTCTTGGATCTGTTAGTCAGTTGGCAGCAGGCTACACTCCCAGTGCCTGTCACATTTCATTTCTGCTGTGAAAATGCTTGTGTCTATCTTTCAAAGACATTCTTCTCCTCTTGCTTTCTCCACAACATGAAAAGGTTGATGCTGATGTGAGTGCTGAATTGTTCAGCTTCAAGAGATGCAACGGACTCACTTAAAATCATGCTTGCAGATATATGTTTACAAAGTAAACATATCCCTTATGAGCCACTAAGAAAATATTCTTCTGGGACCTGATTTCCTAATGTTGTTCTTAGGCCTGCGTGTTCAGTGCATACTGAAGAGTACTGCTGACTGACGCACAGTTAGGGCATAGAAGCAAAATGGATGAATCTTCCATCTAGTGTTCCAGAAAATGGATTAATGTGCTGAAGGGGAAAAATAAGACATTCTTCCAGCTTGAAATCCTGTGCTCTCTAGTAAGGACAATATGATAAATACATTATTTGCCAAAAGTCTAATAAGATTTAAAGATTATATGTTATAGAAAATCTCCAGTTTTCAACTTCAATTTGTGTTGAGTTCTGTTACCCTCTGTTCAGAATGCTTTAGAAGCTTGAAAACAAAATTACTTTATTTGATCTTCTATTTGAAAAACGAGaaacttttgttttaagaaaagcaTGAAATCTTAAGATTGTAAGAAATAGCTATGGAAAGATTTAAATTAATAAACTGCATTGATTTTCTTTGCTCATGAGACTAATGAAAAATTCTGATATCAAGTGATGTTGACAGATGCAAAATATGCTATATTTATGTGTGAAATATCAATATTTTGCTACAAGCAGTTATTTTTTAACCTTTATTTAAGTTATTACATAAAGCAGTAGAAAGCATGAATTGTCTTTAAAATTACAAGTAAAACTGTTAGAAGTCCTAAAATAATATTTATCAGACTATCAATTTCAttgaaggtgccaccagactccttgttgtttttgtagatacagactaacacggctacccccgatacttgaatttcattgaatgtctttttttttctagGAAGGTATATATCCTATGCCAAATACTTCACGGATAAGGACTAATGACTTGGGAAACTGGACTGCTGTAATGTCATGCTTATGATCTGAGATAtctgtaaaaatatatattttcacatATAAACATGAAATAGTAAACAATTTTGCTGTAACAGAACTGAATTAACTGATCTATACACGTTAGAAAGTAAATTACAGCTATTGTCTTTAGGATAGGTTTAAGTAAGCTAAAAACAAGAAAATGCATTGTGTTTTCAGGTTTTGTATTCAAAAGCACTAATTTAAAGACGTTACAGACAAAAAACAAATGAACCATGGCTCACTTTTTATTATAACGATGGTAACAAAAGTATagaaatacctttgtggatcatATTGTGATCTTTGGCTCTTATTTTAGTAGTTTTTCTACAGCTAAACATATCAGAGAGAGAGATATGAAGCTTTAGTATTGTCAAAACGTATTTGGTATGTCCTATCTACTCCTGTGAGAGGAGCATCCATTTAATAACAGCTGTCAAAagagattaaaatatttaataactctTGGGCTGAcacaggagaaaaaacaaaaaatacagctAATGTAAGTAATAATTGGAATCTGCAGAGAATGCAACAGCAGATATGTTCAGCTCCTTAGTATCAATAAGGGTGAGCACAGGGTGGGGGAACAAAGTTAGTTTGAGAATGTGACACTTATTCCTAACTGCCTTCCCATATTGGTGCTTGTGAAATTTAGCACTTCTATGCAATACTAAGAATACAATTTCTGCATCTACAAATGCATAATTGCTTCATCAGGTTAAAGAAATTAAAACActattttcccctccttttagGTAATTTGAACTATGTTTAATTGAACTATGGTCAGAAGAAAGTTTCTAGAGAGCAAAAAATGAACCAACTTGATGCAACAAAATCAGGATTTTTAGTGTGCATTGGCCTCTGTATTTTCATCTTCACTTTTATCTATGTAAGAAACACATTTTCTAAGGTACCAAGTGAACAAAAATCCTTCCCAGATACAACAGAATGTGGTGTTTATCCAGATGAACTTTGTTCAGCGCtttttgaggggaaaagtgcTGCACCTCAAATTGGAAATTTGTGTCAGATTATTCACCAACCTGAAATGCCTGACTGCATACGGACTCCATGCAATTGCTCCAGTGTCTTGAAGAGTCTGCATTTTATAACAAGACCACTATCTGAAGAAGAAGGAAACTTCTCCTTGGCATACATCATCACAATTCACAAGGAGTTAGAAATGTTTGTGAAGCTACTCAGAGCCATTTATCTGCCTCAGAATGTTTATTGCATACACATAGATGAAAAGTCACCACAGGATTACAAAACTGCAGTGCAAAACCTAGTTAactgctttgaaaacatttttatttcatcaaAAAGAGAAAATGTTGTTTATGCAGGATTTTCAAGATTACAAGCTGATATTAATTGTATGAAGGACTTAGTTAATGCCAAAACTCAATGGAATTATGTTATTAATCTGTGTGGCCAGGATTATCCcatcaaaacaaacaaagaaattaTACAGTACATCAAAAGTAAATGGAATGATAAAAATATTACTCCTGGGGTGGTCCAACCTCCTCATATGAAACATAGGACGCATCTTAGTTACAAAGAATATGTACATTCAGGAACATCCTACGTGTATCCAACCAAGAATATGAAAGATGATCCTCCACATAACTTAACTATCTATTTTGGTACTGCTTACTATGTACTCACTAGAAAGTTTGTGGAGTTTACACTGACCGATGTACGTGCAAAAGATTTGCTTGAATGGTCAAAGGACACATACAGCCCAGATGAGCACTACTGGGTCACACTGAATCGTTTAAGTGGTAAGATGCATGTTATTTAGGGTTACCacacgtccggattttcccggacatgtccggctttttgggcctcaaatccccggcaggggggaaatcccaaaaagcagaacatgtccgggaaaatagggaggggccggcggggctcggctgggggctggcccgggggtgcggcgccgggggccgggggtgcggggccaggggtgcttggctgggggctggcccggggccggcaccccaggagccgagccaggctggagacgctggggccggggccagccgccggagggagccgctcggttggggaggccagactgggctgcgcctcctctccccccactccccccagcttacctgctgcctgcttcaggcttcc from Malaclemys terrapin pileata isolate rMalTer1 chromosome 12, rMalTer1.hap1, whole genome shotgun sequence includes the following:
- the LOC128846929 gene encoding beta-1,3-galactosyl-O-glycosyl-glycoprotein beta-1,6-N-acetylglucosaminyltransferase 7-like, whose translation is MNQLDATKSGFLVCIGLCIFIFTFIYVRNTFSKVPSEQKSFPDTTECGVYPDELCSALFEGKSAAPQIGNLCQIIHQPEMPDCIRTPCNCSSVLKSLHFITRPLSEEEGNFSLAYIITIHKELEMFVKLLRAIYLPQNVYCIHIDEKSPQDYKTAVQNLVNCFENIFISSKRENVVYAGFSRLQADINCMKDLVNAKTQWNYVINLCGQDYPIKTNKEIIQYIKSKWNDKNITPGVVQPPHMKHRTHLSYKEYVHSGTSYVYPTKNMKDDPPHNLTIYFGTAYYVLTRKFVEFTLTDVRAKDLLEWSKDTYSPDEHYWVTLNRLSDAPAATPNAQWEGNIRAIKWKDQEGVAHNGCKGHYIRDICVYGLGDLQWIIESPNLFANKFEPTTYPLVMDCLERRYRLKVLQQAEVPLEAHWHFQESNYFNMKLNV